From Streptomyces yatensis, one genomic window encodes:
- a CDS encoding HD domain-containing protein: MTDDQADKGTVGYLFEMGALKRGKRSGWWIAGIKDPETIAEHSFRTAIIGAVLAMMEGADPAKVALLCTFHDTQETRVGDIPWIGRRYLEAASNEKVTADQVSKAHPAVAEGIKAVVHEYENGDSLEVLVAHDADKLECMLQGMEYLEQGYRNAQEWVDTTRAKLKTPSALALAEAAQGMSSAEWKHIYLS; encoded by the coding sequence ATGACTGATGACCAGGCCGACAAGGGAACCGTCGGCTACCTGTTTGAGATGGGTGCCCTCAAGCGAGGAAAGCGGAGTGGCTGGTGGATCGCCGGCATCAAGGACCCCGAGACCATCGCTGAGCATTCGTTCCGCACCGCGATCATCGGCGCGGTGCTGGCGATGATGGAAGGCGCTGACCCTGCGAAGGTCGCCCTTCTGTGCACCTTTCACGATACCCAGGAGACCCGCGTCGGGGACATCCCGTGGATCGGGCGCCGCTATCTCGAAGCCGCGTCGAACGAGAAGGTCACCGCCGATCAGGTCTCCAAGGCCCATCCAGCCGTAGCAGAGGGGATCAAGGCCGTGGTCCACGAGTACGAGAACGGCGACTCGCTGGAGGTTCTCGTGGCACACGACGCGGACAAGCTCGAGTGCATGCTGCAAGGCATGGAGTACCTGGAACAGGGTTACCGCAATGCCCAGGAATGGGTGGACACCACGCGGGCGAAGCTGAAGACACCCTCGGCGCTCGCGCTGGCCGAAGCGGCACAGGGCATGTCGTCCGCCGAATGGAAACACATCTACCTGAGCTGA
- a CDS encoding GNAT family N-acetyltransferase produces MSADSLELRQATSPSDVDPRLRQALINCWVDVTNAGGAAGFPFPPIDAQQAAPALDAIIANLAPDTCRLILAMEDGEVLGWLDMRRDTFALIAHWGTLHHVQTRPRVRGRGLGIALMERARQVARDEMRLEHLHLAARGGAGLEKFYGRLGWKEIGRWPDALRLAPGDDRDEILMVLQPL; encoded by the coding sequence ATGAGCGCCGACTCCCTCGAACTACGCCAGGCCACCTCCCCAAGCGATGTCGACCCCCGGCTCCGGCAGGCCCTGATCAACTGTTGGGTCGACGTCACCAACGCCGGCGGGGCGGCCGGTTTCCCCTTTCCGCCCATCGACGCCCAACAGGCGGCCCCCGCCCTTGATGCCATCATCGCCAACCTGGCCCCGGACACCTGCCGCCTGATCCTGGCCATGGAGGATGGGGAGGTGCTGGGCTGGCTGGACATGCGCCGCGACACCTTCGCTCTCATCGCACACTGGGGAACGCTGCACCACGTCCAGACCCGCCCCCGCGTCCGCGGACGCGGTCTCGGCATCGCGCTGATGGAACGGGCCCGCCAGGTTGCCCGGGACGAGATGCGCCTGGAACACCTGCACCTGGCCGCACGCGGCGGAGCGGGGCTGGAAAAGTTCTACGGACGGCTCGGATGGAAGGAGATCGGCCGCTGGCCCGACGCCCTCCGCCTCGCTCCCGGAGACGACCGCGACGAGATCCTCATGGTCCTCCAGCCGCTGTGA
- a CDS encoding sulfotransferase family protein — MTDDRRGALGKVLKRRGKLLAEALRPPVRSTGGGQARPPLPAETIGEPYVAPATPRLVESPVFVLSPVRSGSTLLRVLLNSHSKIRAPHEMHLRTLHVHLSRHFTADAMRALEIDKPELEHLLWDRVLHLELQRSGKQIIADKTPPNTLMWPRLHRCWPQARYLFLLRHPGAVVTSLVNRRDAPDLAQIHSEVLAYAEKLEEARQVLGGHTLTYEQLTADPAEVTRGICRFLGLEWEAEMLNYGQYDHGTFRPQLGDWSSTIKSGVIKTARQYDESTELPPRLAELAKIWGY; from the coding sequence ATGACCGACGACCGTAGGGGCGCTCTCGGTAAGGTGCTTAAGCGCCGTGGCAAGCTTCTGGCCGAAGCTCTGCGCCCACCGGTGCGGTCTACGGGCGGCGGACAGGCTCGGCCGCCTCTGCCTGCCGAGACCATCGGCGAACCCTACGTCGCACCGGCCACTCCCCGACTGGTGGAATCACCGGTCTTCGTCCTTTCACCGGTACGTTCCGGATCGACCCTGCTGCGAGTCCTGCTCAACAGCCACTCCAAGATCCGTGCTCCGCATGAGATGCACCTGCGGACCCTCCATGTGCACCTGTCCCGTCATTTCACGGCGGACGCGATGCGCGCATTGGAAATCGACAAGCCCGAACTCGAGCATCTTCTGTGGGACCGGGTCCTTCACCTGGAACTTCAGCGGAGCGGCAAGCAGATCATCGCCGACAAGACCCCGCCCAATACCCTCATGTGGCCCCGGCTGCACCGCTGCTGGCCCCAGGCACGCTATCTCTTCCTGCTGCGGCACCCGGGCGCCGTGGTGACCTCACTGGTCAACCGGCGCGACGCCCCCGATCTGGCGCAGATCCACTCCGAGGTGCTGGCGTACGCGGAAAAGCTGGAAGAAGCGCGGCAGGTACTCGGCGGGCACACCCTCACCTATGAGCAACTCACCGCTGACCCCGCTGAGGTCACCCGCGGCATCTGCCGCTTCCTCGGCCTCGAATGGGAAGCGGAGATGCTCAACTACGGTCAGTACGACCACGGCACATTCCGCCCGCAGCTCGGCGATTGGAGCAGCACCATCAAGTCGGGTGTGATCAAAACGGCGCGGCAGTACGACGAGTCGACGGAGCTTCCTCCACGCCTGGCCGAGCTCGCGAAGATCTGGGGTTACTAG
- a CDS encoding winged helix-turn-helix domain-containing protein, protein MQALRTRNRRREEPSPRYADLPLDDTTRQARRGRRALELTPAEFRLLRYLLVNAGQVLSKEQIGEHLWVADHRRYEARGEATGFPPHGHFQGSACRAARRWLMMGEPCTSRMRLSARRRPLSGRRCSLLPAPYWGSAPII, encoded by the coding sequence GTGCAGGCCCTGCGCACCCGCAACCGGCGGCGGGAGGAGCCCTCGCCGCGCTACGCGGATCTGCCGCTGGACGATACGACCCGTCAGGCGCGGCGCGGTCGGCGGGCGCTGGAGCTGACCCCGGCCGAATTCCGACTACTGCGCTATCTGCTGGTCAACGCCGGTCAGGTGCTGTCCAAGGAGCAGATCGGCGAGCATCTATGGGTGGCGGACCACCGGCGTTACGAGGCGCGAGGCGAGGCAACGGGTTTCCCACCTCATGGCCACTTTCAGGGATCGGCGTGCCGAGCTGCCAGGCGATGGCTCATGATGGGCGAGCCATGCACCAGCCGAATGCGACTTTCCGCACGCCGTCGCCCGTTATCCGGGCGGCGGTGTTCGCTATTGCCGGCACCGTACTGGGGGTCGGCGCCCATCATCTGA
- a CDS encoding DUF1775 domain-containing protein: protein MSRIALPRAARRLTIVAAVSATAVLLTAVPAAAHVEVESEKAKALAENVTISFEAESESDSAGITELKVVLPEGIKPADVTYDKGPEGWKFAAEDNGYTVRGPALKAGENAEYSITVRQLPDAKELAFKTLQTYSDKRTDRWIELDDQGESPAPVLKLEAAASDAKPADPSPSETASPTPTADDTAQPSSDKETAEEEKSDDDGLSAGAWIGIGVAAVIVVAAAFFVMRRRGGARS, encoded by the coding sequence ATGTCCCGTATCGCCCTGCCGCGCGCCGCGCGGCGCCTGACCATCGTGGCCGCCGTCTCGGCCACCGCCGTTCTCCTCACCGCGGTCCCGGCCGCCGCCCACGTGGAGGTGGAGTCCGAGAAGGCCAAGGCCCTCGCCGAGAACGTCACCATCTCCTTCGAGGCGGAGTCGGAGTCCGACTCGGCCGGGATCACCGAGCTGAAGGTGGTGCTGCCCGAGGGCATCAAGCCCGCCGATGTGACCTACGACAAGGGCCCCGAGGGTTGGAAGTTCGCCGCCGAGGACAACGGTTACACCGTCAGGGGCCCGGCGCTGAAGGCCGGGGAGAACGCCGAGTACTCCATCACGGTCCGACAGCTGCCCGACGCCAAGGAGCTGGCGTTCAAGACGCTGCAGACCTACAGCGACAAGCGCACCGACCGGTGGATCGAGCTGGACGACCAGGGCGAGAGCCCCGCCCCGGTGCTCAAGCTCGAGGCCGCGGCGTCCGACGCGAAGCCGGCGGACCCCTCCCCCAGCGAAACCGCCTCTCCCACTCCGACGGCGGACGACACCGCACAGCCCTCCTCGGACAAGGAAACGGCGGAAGAGGAGAAATCCGACGACGACGGACTTTCGGCGGGCGCCTGGATCGGCATCGGCGTGGCGGCCGTGATCGTGGTCGCGGCGGCGTTCTTCGTCATGCGCCGCCGCGGTGGCGCACGGTCATAG
- a CDS encoding ArsR/SmtB family transcription factor, with translation MGHGVAPAADNAVPRARLDAGSAPRVAATLQALATPSRLLILARLREGPLPATELAAAVGMEQSACSHQLRLLRNLGLVVGTRKGRSVVYSLYDNHVAELLDQALYHAEHLRLGLRDTPADSVGDVDDDVPAAL, from the coding sequence ATGGGCCATGGAGTCGCACCCGCCGCTGACAACGCCGTACCGCGCGCCCGCCTGGACGCCGGCAGCGCCCCGAGAGTCGCCGCCACACTGCAAGCGCTGGCGACGCCGTCCCGCCTGCTGATCCTGGCCCGGTTGCGGGAGGGACCCTTGCCGGCCACCGAACTGGCCGCCGCGGTCGGGATGGAGCAGTCCGCGTGCTCCCACCAGCTGAGGCTGCTACGCAACCTCGGCTTGGTCGTGGGCACCCGCAAGGGCCGCTCGGTGGTGTACTCGCTGTATGACAACCATGTCGCCGAACTGCTGGACCAAGCCCTGTACCACGCGGAGCACCTGCGACTCGGGCTGAGGGACACACCGGCCGACTCGGTCGGGGACGTGGACGACGACGTACCCGCGGCCCTCTGA
- a CDS encoding heavy metal translocating P-type ATPase translates to MSSTLTRPVSPPGAARDSVAPKRRTRIFALPEARWAAAALVLFLIALPLQLLGAPAWAWGPLYALTYITGGWEPGWAGLQALKDKTLDVDLLMVVAALGAAALGQVLDGALLIVIFATSGALEAIATARTADSVRGLLDLAPTTATRLSEDGAEETVPTEQLAVGNVILIRPGERVGADGRVREGASEVDQATITGEPLPVAKAAGDEVFAGTLNGTGALTVRVERDPSDSVIARIVQMVEEASETKAPTQLFIEKVEQRYSLGMVAATLALFAVPLLFGAALQPTLLRAMTFMIVASPCAVVLATMPPLLSAIANAGRHGVLIKSAVVMERLGQVDAVALDKTGTLTEGTPRVTDVCPLDHSGLTEEALLTLAAAAEHPSEHPLARAVTDAARKRGLELPAVQDFASTPGTGVTATVEGRAVAVGSPGRLREPHPDHPATALATRLEAAGRTAVLVEVDDSAVGVLGIADRLREDATTTVTALTTLTGTAPVLLTGDNPRAARLLAAEVGITDVRAGLLPQDKVTAVKELESAGRKVLLVGDGVNDAPALAAAHTAVAMGRAGSDLALETADAVVVRDELATIPTAVSLSRRARRLVVQNLVIAGVFITGLVVWDLVGTLPLPLGVAGHEGSTVIVGLNGLRLLRDAAWRSARDDA, encoded by the coding sequence ATGTCATCGACCCTCACCCGCCCGGTATCGCCGCCCGGGGCGGCCCGTGATTCGGTGGCGCCCAAGCGCCGGACGCGGATCTTCGCCCTGCCCGAGGCCCGCTGGGCGGCGGCCGCCCTGGTGCTGTTCCTGATCGCGCTGCCGCTCCAGCTGCTCGGCGCACCGGCATGGGCGTGGGGGCCGCTCTACGCCCTCACCTACATCACCGGCGGCTGGGAGCCGGGATGGGCCGGACTGCAGGCCCTCAAGGACAAGACCCTGGACGTCGACCTGCTGATGGTGGTCGCCGCGCTCGGCGCCGCCGCGCTCGGGCAGGTGCTGGACGGGGCACTGCTGATCGTCATCTTCGCCACCTCAGGGGCGCTGGAGGCCATCGCCACCGCGCGGACCGCGGACTCGGTGCGCGGCCTGCTCGACCTCGCCCCGACCACCGCCACCCGGCTGTCCGAGGACGGGGCCGAGGAGACGGTGCCCACCGAACAACTGGCGGTGGGCAATGTGATCCTCATCCGCCCCGGAGAGCGGGTCGGCGCGGACGGCCGGGTACGGGAGGGCGCGAGCGAGGTCGACCAGGCCACGATCACCGGGGAACCGCTGCCGGTGGCCAAGGCGGCCGGTGACGAAGTATTCGCCGGCACCCTCAACGGCACCGGCGCGCTCACCGTGCGCGTCGAGCGCGACCCGTCGGACTCGGTGATCGCGCGGATCGTGCAGATGGTGGAGGAAGCCTCGGAGACGAAGGCCCCCACCCAGTTGTTCATCGAGAAGGTGGAACAGCGCTATTCACTGGGCATGGTGGCCGCCACCCTGGCGCTGTTCGCGGTGCCGCTGCTCTTCGGCGCGGCGCTACAGCCGACCCTGCTGCGGGCGATGACCTTCATGATCGTCGCCTCTCCGTGCGCCGTGGTGCTGGCGACCATGCCGCCCCTGCTGTCCGCCATCGCCAACGCCGGGCGCCACGGTGTGCTCATCAAGTCCGCCGTGGTCATGGAGCGGCTCGGCCAGGTCGACGCCGTGGCCCTCGACAAGACGGGCACCCTGACCGAGGGGACCCCTCGAGTCACCGACGTGTGCCCGCTCGACCACTCGGGCCTGACCGAGGAGGCCCTGCTGACCCTGGCGGCGGCGGCCGAGCACCCCAGCGAGCACCCGCTGGCCCGAGCCGTCACCGATGCCGCCCGGAAGCGTGGCCTGGAGCTTCCGGCGGTCCAGGACTTCGCCTCGACCCCGGGCACCGGAGTGACCGCGACCGTCGAGGGACGCGCCGTCGCGGTGGGCAGCCCCGGCCGTCTGCGGGAGCCGCACCCCGACCACCCCGCTACCGCGTTGGCCACCCGGCTGGAAGCGGCCGGCCGTACCGCCGTCCTGGTGGAGGTGGACGACTCGGCCGTCGGCGTGCTCGGCATCGCCGACCGCCTGCGCGAGGACGCCACCACCACCGTCACAGCGCTCACCACGCTGACGGGTACCGCCCCGGTGCTGTTGACCGGGGACAACCCTCGCGCCGCCCGCCTCCTGGCGGCCGAGGTCGGCATCACCGATGTCCGCGCCGGGCTCCTGCCGCAGGACAAGGTCACCGCCGTCAAGGAGCTGGAGAGCGCGGGCCGCAAGGTGCTGCTCGTCGGTGACGGCGTCAATGACGCGCCCGCCCTGGCCGCCGCCCATACGGCCGTCGCCATGGGACGAGCGGGCTCCGACCTTGCCCTGGAGACCGCCGACGCCGTCGTCGTCCGGGACGAACTCGCCACCATTCCCACAGCTGTCTCCCTCTCCCGCCGTGCCCGCCGCCTGGTCGTGCAGAACCTGGTGATCGCCGGGGTGTTCATCACCGGCTTGGTCGTCTGGGACCTGGTCGGCACTCTGCCGCTTCCGCTGGGTGTCGCCGGGCACGAGGGCTCCACCGTCATCGTCGGCCTCAACGGTCTGCGCCTGCTGCGCGACGCGGCCTGGCGGAGTGCCCGGGACGACGCGTAG
- a CDS encoding M56 family metallopeptidase, with product MIVIAALLTHATLLGGPGARLLARARWVTRFPQVTLRCWHACALGLFASLAAALVLVAHDVWEHGMVWLFHADKPLVHAAYGGAWQVAGIAEAALLALLLGAVTLSILTLRRSLRLRRERDRYRLTADTQGAYDRTGDPTVRVLRHPAPAAFCIPGPRGGDRIVVTTAAQDMLSRAELAATVEHERAHLRLRHHRAILAADILTTAIAWTGLLRGYADQVRRLAEMAADDQAARKHGRRTVASALLEMCTVTGPAADPSDLPAMTGPDPAERIRRLITTSPVPAGSLAPALTLAVATAALTLPVVLCLAPAAFLADTAHLAAR from the coding sequence GTGATTGTCATCGCCGCGCTGCTCACCCATGCGACCCTGCTCGGCGGACCGGGCGCCCGCCTGCTGGCCCGGGCTCGATGGGTCACCCGCTTCCCGCAGGTCACGCTGCGTTGCTGGCATGCCTGCGCGCTGGGACTGTTCGCCTCGCTGGCCGCCGCCCTCGTCCTAGTCGCCCACGACGTGTGGGAACACGGCATGGTGTGGCTCTTCCACGCCGACAAGCCACTGGTCCACGCCGCCTACGGAGGGGCCTGGCAGGTGGCGGGCATCGCCGAGGCCGCGCTGCTCGCCCTGCTGCTGGGTGCCGTGACGCTGTCCATACTCACCCTGCGGCGCTCGCTGCGTCTCCGTCGTGAACGCGACCGCTACCGTCTGACCGCCGACACCCAGGGTGCGTACGACCGGACCGGCGACCCCACCGTGCGGGTGCTGCGGCACCCGGCCCCGGCAGCGTTCTGCATCCCCGGGCCGCGGGGAGGTGACCGCATCGTCGTGACCACCGCGGCCCAGGACATGCTCTCCAGGGCCGAGCTGGCCGCCACCGTCGAACACGAACGCGCCCATCTGCGGCTGCGTCACCACCGGGCGATCCTCGCCGCGGACATCCTCACCACCGCCATCGCCTGGACCGGGCTGCTGCGCGGATACGCGGACCAGGTGCGCCGCCTTGCCGAGATGGCCGCGGACGACCAGGCGGCGCGGAAACATGGCCGCCGCACCGTGGCCTCGGCACTGCTGGAGATGTGCACCGTGACCGGCCCCGCCGCCGACCCCTCGGACCTACCAGCGATGACCGGGCCCGATCCGGCCGAGCGCATCCGCCGTCTGATCACGACCTCGCCCGTCCCGGCGGGGTCGCTGGCGCCCGCTCTCACCCTGGCGGTGGCGACCGCCGCGCTCACCCTCCCCGTGGTCCTCTGCCTGGCCCCCGCGGCCTTCCTCGCCGACACCGCGCACCTCGCCGCCCGGTGA
- a CDS encoding BlaI/MecI/CopY family transcriptional regulator, whose translation MRPFGDLEADIMRVMWASDEPLTIQRITDALNEERPLAYTTVMTVTERLRTKGWLDRAKQGRSYRYSALRFEDDYTAELMEHALESSANRAEALLRFAGRLDASEAATLREALGRMPHGPDADG comes from the coding sequence ATGCGGCCATTCGGCGACCTGGAAGCGGACATCATGCGGGTGATGTGGGCGAGCGACGAGCCGCTCACCATCCAGCGGATCACCGATGCCCTCAACGAGGAGCGCCCGCTGGCGTACACCACGGTGATGACGGTCACCGAGCGCCTGCGCACCAAGGGGTGGCTGGACCGCGCCAAACAGGGCAGGTCCTACCGCTACAGCGCGCTGCGCTTCGAGGACGACTACACGGCCGAACTCATGGAGCACGCCCTGGAGTCCTCCGCCAACCGCGCCGAGGCCCTGCTCCGCTTCGCGGGCCGCCTCGACGCCTCCGAGGCGGCGACGCTGCGCGAAGCGCTGGGCAGGATGCCGCACGGCCCCGACGCTGACGGCTGA
- a CDS encoding GNAT family N-acetyltransferase produces the protein MAHEDLPFVVDEHRAHFPDGFFARLGPRFLTAYTATYLATPCARAYIAETGGQPTGFLVGVIDPAAHRGQLVRKHGTRLALRACAALSLRPLLALHFLRTRLSRYCRKLLPARYARGKEEPGPARRDGATAVLSHVAVNSRARSLRLGSALIERFIQDAAAAGCARVSLVTAAGPDGAGRYYERLGWRFAGSTRTPDGRLFLTYEYALYTPFPDDPRLRYFQGPAQ, from the coding sequence ATGGCACACGAGGACCTGCCGTTCGTGGTGGACGAGCACCGCGCACACTTCCCCGACGGCTTCTTCGCGCGCCTCGGCCCGCGGTTCCTGACCGCGTACACGGCCACCTACCTGGCGACGCCCTGCGCCCGGGCCTACATCGCTGAGACCGGCGGCCAGCCGACCGGATTCCTCGTGGGAGTGATCGACCCTGCCGCCCACCGCGGTCAGCTCGTACGCAAGCACGGCACCCGGCTCGCTCTGCGCGCGTGCGCCGCACTCTCCCTGCGCCCCTTGCTGGCGCTGCACTTCCTGCGGACACGGCTGAGCCGGTACTGCCGCAAGCTCCTCCCGGCGCGATACGCGCGCGGCAAGGAGGAGCCCGGCCCCGCCCGACGCGACGGCGCCACCGCGGTCCTCTCCCATGTCGCCGTGAACAGCCGGGCCCGATCCCTCCGCCTGGGCTCGGCGCTCATTGAACGCTTCATCCAGGACGCTGCGGCCGCGGGCTGTGCCCGGGTGAGCCTGGTCACGGCGGCCGGGCCGGACGGCGCGGGCCGCTATTACGAGCGACTCGGCTGGCGGTTCGCCGGTTCGACGCGCACACCCGACGGCCGCTTGTTCCTCACCTACGAATACGCCCTCTACACCCCCTTCCCGGACGACCCCAGACTCCGCTACTTCCAAGGACCAGCACAGTGA
- a CDS encoding M15 family metallopeptidase — protein MIHPARRWPPPVLAIVLLATACTAAADTDRTSAAPDDTAASPSPSADAVVRRLPAAQWERMVTAGMWREGCPATRTQLRRVEINHHGFDDKVHRGVLVVHTDTADTVVRVFTRLFDERFPIRKMRPLEEYDGDSDASLRDDNTAAYNCRRPDQINAPEKESPHANGRAVDINPLENPWQDPRCKCWSPSARHKERTAGKKGVIVKGGTVWKVFKEEGWIWQDIDVPDYMHFDTGYPSKPYTAPETRR, from the coding sequence GTGATCCACCCTGCCCGCCGATGGCCACCGCCCGTCCTCGCGATCGTCTTACTCGCCACGGCCTGCACCGCGGCGGCGGACACCGACCGCACCTCCGCCGCGCCGGACGACACTGCCGCGAGCCCGTCCCCGTCCGCCGACGCCGTCGTCCGGCGGCTCCCCGCGGCGCAATGGGAGCGGATGGTGACCGCCGGGATGTGGCGCGAAGGATGCCCGGCCACCCGCACCCAGTTGCGGAGGGTGGAGATCAACCATCACGGCTTCGACGACAAGGTGCACCGCGGGGTCCTCGTCGTCCACACGGACACGGCCGACACCGTCGTCCGCGTCTTCACCCGGCTCTTCGACGAGAGGTTCCCCATCCGCAAGATGAGGCCGCTGGAGGAGTACGACGGGGACAGCGACGCCAGCCTGCGCGACGACAACACCGCCGCCTACAACTGCCGCCGCCCCGACCAGATCAACGCCCCGGAGAAGGAGTCACCCCACGCCAACGGCCGCGCGGTCGACATCAACCCCCTGGAGAACCCCTGGCAGGACCCGCGCTGCAAGTGCTGGTCACCCAGCGCCCGGCACAAGGAGCGCACCGCAGGCAAGAAGGGCGTGATCGTGAAGGGCGGCACGGTCTGGAAGGTGTTCAAGGAAGAGGGCTGGATCTGGCAGGACATCGATGTGCCCGACTACATGCACTTCGATACGGGCTACCCGTCCAAGCCGTACACCGCTCCTGAAACCCGGCGGTGA
- a CDS encoding ArsR/SmtB family transcription factor yields MTDREPVPTASDAHLRPPDGARLAEATGVFAMLADTTRLHVLWLLAQKEADVGSLAERCETSRTAVSQHLAKLRLAGLVDTRRAGRHIYYRLSDGHLRRLVLEALSHADHRVSGRAPHD; encoded by the coding sequence ATGACCGACCGCGAACCTGTGCCAACTGCGTCTGATGCGCATCTGCGCCCTCCGGACGGCGCGCGCCTCGCCGAGGCGACCGGTGTGTTCGCGATGCTGGCCGATACCACCCGGCTGCATGTGCTGTGGTTGCTCGCGCAGAAGGAGGCGGACGTCGGCTCGCTGGCCGAACGCTGTGAGACGTCACGGACCGCCGTCAGTCAGCATCTGGCGAAGCTGCGGCTCGCGGGGCTTGTCGATACGCGCCGTGCGGGCCGGCACATCTACTACCGGCTGAGCGACGGCCATCTGCGTCGCCTTGTCCTGGAAGCTCTCAGCCACGCGGACCACCGGGTGAGCGGCCGGGCCCCGCACGACTGA
- a CDS encoding transposase encodes MIDAVRYVVDNGIKWANMPTDFPPSRRVHAFVRRASVIVVGSSVPRCRRGRCLRSSSWASSRSRTQQLPVGSFPSQAEAGVRGRPGGF; translated from the coding sequence ATGATCGACGCGGTGCGGTATGTGGTGGACAACGGGATCAAGTGGGCGAACATGCCGACGGACTTCCCGCCGTCTCGGCGGGTGCATGCCTTCGTCCGCCGTGCGTCGGTCATCGTTGTCGGGTCATCGGTGCCGCGCTGCCGCAGGGGCCGGTGCCTGCGTTCATCTAGCTGGGCGAGTTCGCGTTCGCGTACCCAACAGCTACCCGTCGGTTCGTTTCCCTCGCAGGCAGAGGCAGGAGTCCGGGGCCGACCAGGCGGGTTCTAA
- a CDS encoding methyltransferase domain-containing protein, giving the protein MRAAGRGTSALKSGVKRLLGRAGFDIVRSTNNLGGVDDFIPFEATMRAARAAGLSVGDYIDEVMNGTPGATQSTIDELRALGVFAANPNTVLEIGPGSGRYLEKTLKECSPDRYEIYETAAPWADYLVDTFSVVAQPTAGCSLAPTPDGSVDLVQAHKVFNTVPFLGASRYFFEMARVTRPGGRIVFDVMTETCLDPVAVRAWATQGGAGHDSYPAAMPRRTCVDLFATLGCSLEASFLAPMGVASTEVLVFGKGV; this is encoded by the coding sequence ATGAGGGCAGCAGGCAGGGGAACGTCAGCATTGAAGTCGGGGGTCAAGCGGCTCTTGGGACGTGCTGGATTCGACATCGTGCGCAGCACCAACAACCTGGGTGGCGTCGACGACTTCATCCCGTTTGAGGCAACGATGCGGGCTGCACGGGCGGCCGGTCTGTCGGTCGGTGACTACATCGACGAGGTGATGAACGGGACGCCTGGTGCCACCCAGTCCACCATCGATGAACTACGCGCTCTCGGCGTCTTCGCTGCCAACCCGAACACGGTGCTGGAGATCGGCCCCGGGTCCGGGCGGTACCTGGAGAAGACGCTGAAGGAGTGTTCGCCAGACCGCTACGAGATCTACGAGACGGCAGCGCCCTGGGCCGACTACCTGGTGGACACATTCAGCGTGGTCGCCCAACCGACCGCAGGATGCAGTCTCGCCCCGACACCCGACGGCAGCGTCGACCTCGTTCAGGCCCATAAGGTCTTCAATACCGTGCCCTTCCTCGGCGCCTCTCGCTACTTCTTCGAGATGGCACGTGTGACGCGACCCGGTGGTCGGATCGTCTTCGATGTAATGACAGAGACCTGCCTGGACCCGGTCGCGGTACGCGCCTGGGCGACGCAGGGCGGCGCGGGGCACGACTCCTACCCAGCTGCCATGCCTCGCCGGACATGCGTGGACCTCTTCGCGACCCTCGGCTGCAGTCTGGAGGCCAGCTTCCTGGCGCCCATGGGCGTCGCCTCCACGGAGGTGCTTGTCTTCGGAAAGGGGGTTTGA